From Variovorax sp. PMC12, the proteins below share one genomic window:
- a CDS encoding DUF2149 domain-containing protein, with amino-acid sequence MSRRQFSILSSLDSDDDDPVLSTINLIDVFMVVIGMLMIAVINNPMNPFAQDKVTIIRNEGKPDMEIITREGQKLTRFKASGATGQGDGEKAGTAWRLKDGTMVYVPADAVPAQGGK; translated from the coding sequence ATGAGCCGGCGGCAGTTCTCCATCCTGAGCAGCCTGGACAGCGACGACGACGATCCGGTGCTCTCGACCATCAACCTGATCGACGTGTTCATGGTGGTGATCGGCATGCTGATGATCGCGGTCATCAACAACCCGATGAACCCGTTCGCGCAGGACAAGGTGACGATCATCCGCAACGAGGGCAAGCCCGACATGGAGATCATCACGCGCGAGGGCCAGAAGCTCACGCGCTTCAAGGCCAGCGGCGCGACGGGGCAGGGCGACGGCGAGAAGGCCGGCACGGCCTGGCGGCTGAAGGACGGCACCATGGTCTACGTGCCGGCGGACGCGGTGCCTGCGCAAGGCGGGAAGTGA
- a CDS encoding MotA/TolQ/ExbB proton channel family protein: MLAFDTVLFELARLFLWPVTLGVLLSFVYAVYCLGAFGIEYVQRRRDPLRALVLQRHAAASQEQMELVVLKQLEGVRLCSRVAPMLGLIATMIPMGPALVAVASGESQGVAQSLAPAFASVIVALASASITFVVYTVRRRWLMRELVTMLDARDRLS, from the coding sequence ATGCTGGCCTTCGACACCGTTCTCTTCGAGCTTGCGCGCCTGTTCCTCTGGCCGGTGACGCTGGGCGTGCTGCTGTCTTTCGTCTATGCGGTGTATTGCCTCGGTGCCTTCGGCATCGAGTATGTGCAGCGCCGCCGCGATCCTTTGCGAGCGCTGGTGCTGCAACGCCACGCCGCCGCGAGCCAGGAGCAGATGGAGCTGGTCGTGCTCAAGCAACTCGAAGGCGTGCGGCTGTGCAGCCGCGTGGCGCCGATGCTGGGGCTGATCGCCACCATGATCCCGATGGGCCCGGCGCTGGTGGCCGTGGCTTCCGGTGAATCGCAGGGCGTGGCGCAGAGCCTGGCGCCGGCTTTCGCCAGCGTGATCGTGGCGCTGGCTTCGGCCTCCATTACTTTCGTGGTCTACACCGTGCGCCGTAGATGGCTCATGCGCGAACTGGTGACGATGCTGGACGCGCGGGACCGTCTCTCATGA
- the bluB gene encoding 5,6-dimethylbenzimidazole synthase — protein MTTPTFTKEEARAVYRAIHERRDMRHFAGGEVAPEVLRRLLDAAHHAPSVGFMQPWRFIRIRGQALRQQLHRVVEQERVLTARALGEREDEFMRLKVQGLLDAAELLVVTLADGREKHVFGRRTLPQMDLASASCAIQNLWLAARAEGLGMGWVSLFDPAEVSVLLGLPEGAEPIALLCLGPVHQFYEEPMLQRERWATREPLASLVFDESWGRASDLFDNPSSPTEPT, from the coding sequence GTGACCACCCCGACTTTCACTAAGGAAGAAGCCCGGGCGGTCTACCGCGCCATTCACGAACGCCGTGACATGCGTCATTTCGCAGGCGGGGAAGTGGCGCCTGAGGTGTTGCGCAGGCTGCTCGACGCGGCACACCACGCGCCCAGCGTCGGCTTCATGCAGCCCTGGCGCTTCATTCGCATTCGCGGCCAGGCGCTGCGTCAGCAGTTGCACCGCGTCGTCGAACAGGAACGCGTGCTCACGGCCCGCGCGCTCGGCGAGCGCGAAGACGAGTTCATGCGGCTCAAGGTGCAGGGCCTGCTCGACGCCGCCGAACTGCTCGTGGTGACCCTGGCGGACGGGCGCGAGAAGCACGTGTTCGGCCGCCGCACGCTGCCGCAGATGGACCTGGCCTCGGCCTCATGCGCCATCCAGAACCTCTGGCTCGCGGCGCGCGCCGAAGGGCTGGGCATGGGCTGGGTGTCGCTGTTCGATCCGGCCGAGGTGTCGGTGCTGCTCGGCCTGCCCGAAGGTGCCGAGCCCATCGCCTTGCTGTGCCTGGGGCCCGTGCACCAGTTCTACGAAGAGCCGATGCTGCAGCGCGAACGCTGGGCGACGCGCGAACCGCTCGCGTCGCTGGTGTTCGATGAAAGCTGGGGCCGTGCTTCGGACCTGTTCGACAACCCTTCTTCTCCCACGGAGCCGACCTGA
- the cobO gene encoding cob(I)yrinic acid a,c-diamide adenosyltransferase: MQIETPPSEKPYEKPEGERRGIVIVNTGDGKGKSTAAFGLALRAHGRGKAVKIYQFMKVPSARFGEHRMFEEIGIPIEGLGDGFSWKSQDLERSGQLARDGWEKAKAAIMSGEFFLVVLDEITYPLIYGWLPLEGVLETLRDRPRHVHVALTGRRCPPEIIELADTVTEMTLVKHAFKAGIPAQRGIED, encoded by the coding sequence ATGCAGATCGAAACACCCCCCAGCGAGAAGCCTTACGAGAAACCCGAGGGCGAGCGCCGAGGCATCGTCATCGTCAACACCGGCGACGGCAAGGGCAAGAGCACGGCGGCCTTCGGCCTCGCGTTGCGTGCACATGGCCGTGGCAAGGCGGTGAAGATCTACCAGTTCATGAAGGTGCCGAGTGCCCGATTCGGCGAGCACCGGATGTTCGAGGAGATCGGCATTCCGATCGAGGGGCTGGGCGACGGTTTCAGCTGGAAGAGCCAGGACCTGGAGCGCTCGGGCCAGCTTGCGCGCGACGGCTGGGAGAAGGCGAAGGCGGCGATCATGTCGGGCGAGTTTTTTCTCGTGGTGCTGGACGAGATCACGTATCCGCTGATCTACGGCTGGCTGCCGCTCGAGGGCGTGCTCGAGACTTTGCGTGACCGGCCCAGGCATGTGCACGTGGCGCTGACGGGGCGCCGTTGTCCGCCGGAGATCATCGAGTTGGCCGATACGGTGACCGAGATGACTCTGGTGAAGCACGCTTTCAAGGCCGGGATTCCTGCGCAGCGTGGGATCGAGGACTGA
- a CDS encoding ABC transporter ATP-binding protein, with protein sequence MNNAPALEARRLSATLGAAEVLHGIDLALASGRWTSIVGPNGAGKSTLLKALAGLLAHRGEVRLFGEPQAKIPARLRAQRLSWLGQSGTGEGSADDLMVYDIAMLGRLPHQRWLAAPSAADRDAVERALRTTQAWDWRDRPLGQLSGGERQRVLLARALAVEADLLLMDEPLANLDPPHQADWMQTVRALVAQGKTVVSVLHELPMALAADELVVMNHGRVVHHGTCGDPATHAALEKVFDQRIRVHRVADQWIALPQ encoded by the coding sequence ATGAACAACGCACCGGCGCTCGAAGCGCGCCGCCTGAGCGCCACCCTCGGCGCCGCCGAGGTGCTGCACGGCATCGACCTGGCGCTCGCGTCCGGCCGCTGGACCAGCATCGTCGGGCCGAACGGCGCGGGCAAGTCGACCTTGCTCAAGGCGCTGGCGGGGCTGCTCGCGCACCGTGGCGAGGTGCGGCTGTTCGGCGAGCCGCAGGCGAAGATTCCGGCGCGCCTGCGGGCTCAGCGCTTGTCTTGGCTCGGCCAGAGCGGCACGGGCGAGGGCAGCGCCGACGACCTGATGGTCTACGACATCGCCATGCTCGGCCGGCTGCCGCACCAGCGCTGGCTGGCAGCGCCCAGCGCGGCCGACCGAGACGCGGTGGAGCGCGCGCTGCGCACCACCCAGGCCTGGGACTGGCGCGACCGCCCGCTTGGCCAGCTCTCCGGCGGCGAGCGCCAGCGCGTGCTGCTGGCGCGTGCGCTCGCGGTCGAGGCCGATCTGCTGCTGATGGACGAGCCGCTCGCCAACCTCGACCCGCCGCACCAGGCCGACTGGATGCAGACCGTGCGCGCCCTCGTCGCCCAGGGCAAGACCGTGGTCAGCGTGCTGCACGAATTGCCGATGGCGCTGGCCGCCGACGAACTGGTGGTGATGAACCACGGCCGCGTGGTGCACCACGGCACCTGCGGCGACCCGGCCACCCATGCGGCGCTGGAAAAGGTGTTCGACCAACGCATTCGCGTGCACCGCGTCGCGGACCAGTGGATCGCGCTGCCGCAGTAA